One Pseudomonadota bacterium genomic region harbors:
- the purF gene encoding amidophosphoribosyltransferase codes for MCGIFGVFNHSEAANITYLGLHALQHRGQESAGIVSSDHSASYSRKEMGLVSDIFNEDVLKELKGDMAIGHVRYSTTGASYVQNAQPFSVEYAKGRLAIAHNGNLTNAKVIRDELQNYGSIFQSTMDTEVIVHLMALSHENSTVERLISALHRVEGSYSLLILTDKELIAARDPYGFRPLVIGKIGDSCVISSETCAFDLMQATYIREVEPGEVLHITKDGMKSYMPFKKVKPKHCVFEYIYFARPDSYMFGRTVYTVRKALGRELAKETHVDADMVIPIPDSGIGAAVGYAQETGLPFELGLIRNHYVGRTFIEPRDSIRHFGVKLKLNAVHDVVKDKRIIVVDDSIVRSTTGGKIVKMLQQQGAKEVHFRVSSPPTAFPCFYGIDTPSRSQLVASSHSTDEINTLMGSDSLRYLTIDGIKKAIGDKEDEFDYAFCDACFSGSYPSSFPWGMGLEQMELFQK; via the coding sequence ATGTGCGGCATATTTGGAGTATTCAATCACAGTGAAGCAGCAAATATAACTTATCTTGGCCTGCATGCATTACAGCACCGGGGACAGGAGAGTGCCGGCATCGTAAGTTCCGACCATTCGGCCTCGTATTCCCGTAAGGAAATGGGACTCGTTTCCGATATCTTCAATGAAGATGTATTAAAAGAATTGAAAGGGGACATGGCAATTGGGCATGTAAGGTATTCAACGACAGGCGCCTCATACGTTCAAAACGCTCAGCCCTTTTCCGTTGAGTATGCAAAAGGTCGTCTTGCCATTGCCCACAACGGAAATCTTACAAATGCAAAGGTCATACGGGATGAGCTGCAAAATTACGGCTCTATATTTCAATCCACAATGGATACAGAGGTCATTGTCCATCTTATGGCGCTTTCCCATGAAAATTCTACTGTCGAGAGGTTAATCAGTGCTCTTCACAGAGTAGAAGGCTCATATTCGCTTCTGATCTTAACGGACAAAGAGCTTATAGCCGCAAGAGACCCCTATGGATTCAGGCCGCTCGTGATCGGAAAAATCGGGGATTCATGTGTGATTTCAAGTGAAACGTGCGCCTTTGACCTCATGCAGGCAACATATATCAGGGAGGTTGAGCCAGGCGAGGTGCTTCATATTACAAAGGACGGGATGAAGTCATATATGCCCTTCAAAAAGGTAAAACCAAAACATTGTGTGTTTGAATATATTTATTTTGCCAGGCCGGATAGTTATATGTTCGGGAGAACCGTATATACAGTCAGGAAGGCCCTTGGAAGAGAGCTGGCGAAAGAAACGCATGTAGATGCAGACATGGTAATCCCAATTCCTGATTCAGGTATTGGCGCTGCTGTCGGATACGCACAGGAGACAGGTTTGCCTTTTGAACTCGGGCTTATCAGGAACCATTACGTGGGCAGGACATTTATAGAGCCGCGTGATTCTATAAGACATTTTGGCGTAAAACTGAAATTGAACGCTGTTCATGACGTGGTGAAAGATAAAAGAATCATCGTTGTTGACGATTCAATAGTACGCTCAACAACAGGAGGAAAGATTGTAAAGATGTTGCAGCAGCAGGGGGCCAAAGAGGTTCATTTCAGGGTTAGCTCCCCTCCGACTGCTTTTCCCTGTTTTTATGGTATAGACACGCCTTCAAGAAGCCAGCTTGTTGCATCTTCTCATTCTACAGATGAGATCAACACACTTATGGGATCGGATAGCCTCAGGTATCTGACCATTGACGGTATCAAGAAAGCCATTGGAGATAAAGAAGACGAATTTGATTATGCTTTTTGTGATGCCTGCTTTTCAGGCTCCTATCCATCAAGTTTTCCATGGGGGATGGGATTGGAACAAATGGAACTGTTTCAGAAATAA
- a CDS encoding macro domain-containing protein, producing the protein MQILKESVFKDTRVRIIRGDLTQCDVDAIVNAANSHLQHGGGVAGAIVRKGGQIIQEESNKIGYVPVGGCALTTGGSLKAKYVIHTVGPRWGEGDEENKLKNAVEGTLTLATEKGFKTISIPAISAGIFGFPKERCARIIVNEIIKFVKRKETSLKEIDICLMDDEIIKFFENELERLEEGK; encoded by the coding sequence ATGCAAATATTAAAAGAATCTGTTTTTAAAGACACCAGGGTCAGGATTATCAGAGGCGATTTAACTCAATGCGATGTGGACGCCATCGTTAATGCAGCGAACTCACATCTTCAGCACGGTGGCGGTGTGGCAGGGGCCATCGTAAGAAAAGGCGGACAGATCATCCAGGAAGAAAGCAATAAGATAGGTTATGTTCCGGTAGGCGGTTGCGCACTTACTACAGGAGGCAGTCTTAAGGCAAAATATGTAATCCATACCGTAGGTCCAAGATGGGGTGAAGGGGATGAGGAGAATAAACTAAAGAATGCCGTTGAAGGTACGCTCACACTTGCCACTGAAAAGGGATTCAAAACCATTTCAATACCGGCTATAAGCGCCGGCATATTCGGTTTTCCGAAAGAACGCTGTGCCCGGATTATAGTAAATGAGATAATAAAATTTGTGAAGCGTAAAGAAACATCATTGAAAGAAATAGACATCTGTCTGATGGATGATGAAATCATCAAATTTTTTGAAAATGAGCTGGAAAGGCTTGAAGAAGGTAAATAG
- the recG gene encoding ATP-dependent DNA helicase RecG: protein MEKKKDQLSTPIIHLKGVGPKTAVLLEGKGIKTIEDLFWFLPVRYMDRSVIKTIGELTEGERASIVARVVASRSLYFRHSRKKAYEAVVDDETDSISIKWFQWVGEYLKQICKKGNLLMLSGEITKFGDRFQMVHPEIHILGDENEAEDRKTIAPIYSEIDGLKQGTLRTLMKRAFEDYGICIESVVPESIEEHHKLVPLYEAFMKIHFPDKDDLKYADIEGSGIQGYLHRLIFEEYFLFQLALLIKKEEVKKDRGIRFKPAGACYRKFKANLPFKLTYAQERVIKEIENDMGQGVPMNRLLQGDVGSGKTVCAVIASLIAVDNNYQVALMAPTEILAEQHYLTMHKYFDEMGISLAFLRGNMGSDRKRILEGIKNGKTRVVIGTHAIIQEDVVFKRLGLIIIDEQHRFGVIQRKRLKEKISVECETDSTPDALVMTATPIPRTLSMVIYGDLDVSIIDEMPKDRQKIRTKALQDKDKAAVYKMVEDELKKGRQAYVVCPLIEESDKIDLLNAKEMAAYLQTSVFPSYRVGLLHGRMKPEEKEGIMARFKGREVDVLVCTTVIEVGIDVPNATVIIIENAERFGLSQLHQLRGRVGRGQYPSKCVLISSAKRTAPAVKRLRAMEETTDGFIIAEEDMKLRGPGDMLGVRQAGLPDFRVGDIVRDVNIMIQARKIAGETMLEMTDDDLDRVQEKAKERWKGISCLSDVA, encoded by the coding sequence ATGGAAAAGAAAAAAGACCAACTTTCAACCCCTATCATTCACCTGAAAGGTGTAGGCCCGAAAACCGCAGTCCTGCTGGAAGGGAAGGGCATTAAAACCATTGAAGATTTGTTCTGGTTTTTGCCGGTGAGATATATGGACAGGAGTGTTATAAAGACCATCGGCGAACTGACGGAAGGCGAAAGAGCTTCAATCGTTGCAAGAGTAGTGGCGTCAAGATCGTTATATTTCCGTCATTCCCGCAAGAAGGCGTACGAGGCGGTTGTAGATGATGAAACCGACAGTATTTCTATCAAGTGGTTCCAATGGGTAGGAGAATATCTGAAACAAATCTGTAAAAAAGGAAATTTACTCATGTTATCCGGCGAGATAACGAAGTTCGGTGACAGGTTCCAGATGGTACACCCGGAAATCCACATCCTGGGAGATGAAAACGAAGCAGAGGACCGTAAAACAATAGCCCCTATATATTCAGAAATAGATGGATTGAAACAGGGTACTCTGAGAACACTCATGAAAAGGGCTTTTGAAGACTATGGAATATGTATTGAAAGTGTTGTTCCTGAAAGTATTGAAGAACATCACAAACTTGTTCCCCTTTATGAAGCCTTTATGAAAATCCATTTTCCGGATAAAGATGATTTAAAATACGCGGATATTGAAGGTTCAGGGATACAAGGATATCTCCACCGTCTTATATTTGAAGAATATTTCCTTTTTCAGCTTGCGCTTTTAATAAAGAAAGAGGAGGTAAAAAAGGACAGGGGGATAAGGTTTAAACCTGCCGGTGCATGCTATCGGAAATTTAAAGCCAATTTGCCCTTTAAATTGACGTATGCGCAGGAGAGGGTGATAAAGGAAATCGAGAATGATATGGGCCAGGGTGTGCCCATGAACAGGCTCCTGCAAGGGGATGTGGGCAGCGGAAAGACCGTTTGTGCCGTTATAGCTTCATTAATTGCCGTTGATAACAATTATCAGGTGGCGCTTATGGCGCCTACTGAAATCCTTGCCGAACAACATTACCTCACGATGCATAAATATTTTGATGAGATGGGAATATCTCTTGCCTTTTTAAGGGGTAATATGGGCAGTGATAGAAAGCGTATTCTGGAAGGAATAAAAAACGGAAAGACAAGGGTTGTAATAGGAACCCATGCCATTATTCAGGAAGATGTTGTTTTTAAAAGGCTTGGATTGATCATAATAGATGAACAGCACAGATTCGGTGTTATACAGCGTAAGCGATTGAAGGAAAAAATTTCTGTAGAATGCGAAACCGATTCTACCCCTGATGCCCTTGTTATGACGGCGACGCCGATCCCGAGAACGCTTTCCATGGTAATATATGGGGATCTTGACGTCTCCATTATTGATGAGATGCCCAAAGACAGGCAGAAGATAAGGACGAAGGCGCTTCAGGATAAAGATAAGGCTGCCGTTTATAAGATGGTGGAAGATGAGTTGAAGAAGGGCCGTCAGGCATATGTTGTATGCCCTCTGATTGAGGAATCGGACAAGATTGACCTCTTGAATGCAAAGGAGATGGCAGCTTATCTGCAAACATCGGTTTTTCCTTCATACCGTGTAGGACTTCTCCATGGCAGGATGAAACCGGAGGAAAAAGAAGGGATAATGGCGAGGTTTAAAGGCAGGGAAGTTGACGTACTGGTTTGTACTACGGTTATAGAAGTCGGCATAGATGTGCCTAACGCAACGGTAATTATCATAGAAAACGCTGAACGATTCGGCCTTTCCCAGCTCCATCAGTTGAGGGGCAGGGTAGGCAGGGGGCAATATCCGTCAAAATGCGTTTTAATCTCATCTGCAAAAAGGACGGCACCGGCTGTGAAAAGACTAAGGGCCATGGAAGAGACAACAGATGGATTTATAATCGCCGAAGAAGATATGAAACTCCGGGGGCCCGGTGACATGCTTGGCGTGAGGCAGGCCGGTCTGCCGGATTTCAGGGTAGGGGATATTGTGCGCGACGTGAATATCATGATACAAGCAAGGAAAATTGCAGGCGAAACAATGCTTGAAATGACTGACGACGATCTGGACAGAGTTCAGGAAAAGGCTAAGGAGCGCTGGAAGGGTATTTCATGTCTTAGCGATGTAGCATAA